ACCTAAGTGATGACGCTTTAGACCATGATATCAATGTAGACCGAAGTGTCGAGGCTTTAGTTCCTGTGGATAATTCTAGGCGGCTTAAATCAGTTATTTCCATTGTCAATCGACCCACTGATGAAGAGGAATACAGATGGGAGAAAGATCctcaaaaagaagaaattgtATTTGATCATGATGATTATCCATCTCCCAAAAGCATGGACAGTAATGAAGGAGTGAATAGTAAGGAGCCGAATGATCAATCACATGGTGCATCCAATAAGAGAATTCTTGTAGAAAATGTTGAAAGTGAAGTGATTTTGCCGATGAAATCAGGAAATATTGGAAATGAAGGATCTAATGCTGATGATTCTCAGTCACATGAGGTTCATACAAATAGTTCTGAGAATGAAAATGAGATTCATGTTTCTGTTAATTTTTCCCCTTTGGACGGGGATAAGAAGCATGGTGTCGGCGATGATCTAGAGTTAATTTTGAGGCAAAAAGCTCTGGAAAATCTAAGGAGGTTTAGAGGGAGACTTCAAGCTCCTCAAAAAAGTATTAATCTTGACTTCAAGAATGAAAATGTTAATGAATCACCCATCAAGAGGATCGATAATATTCAAAACATATCTACCAAGCCGAATAGCTTTCTTGCTCAGGAGACGGATAAGAGTAGACCCACACTCCCAGAGGTTAAAAAAGATTCAGGTGCTGAACATACGGATACTGATCCACCTGAAGCTCCTGTTGTTTGGGCCGTTAATGACACTGATCCAGCAACTGGAAAGCATAGCTTGAAAGAACAGAGAGATGATGCTAAGAATGGGTCTGAATTTGAGCAGAAAACAATGTCTGTAATCAGGGGTGGTGAAATGGTACAGGTAAGAATTATATCATAACATGCTAGGATTTATACCATGAAATGCTAGACTGATTGTGCTATGTTCCCTATTTCTTATGCTGATATCAATTTTGGGAATGTTTTACCAGGTGAGCTATAAGGTTTACATACCAAAACGGGCACCAGCTCTGGCCCGGAGGCAATTCCGGCAGTAATGTTATCGGTCTGAAGTTGTTGAATTGTCTGTTAGAAAATTTCCATTTTATGTATTTGAGTGTTTGTTGTTCAATATGACTTTGATTTCCATAAATCTTGGCAGATTATAGAAATGACTATTTTTAAATCCGTAGTCGTATACTCATTTATAGtcttattttatgttttatcaTTAGTTCTTTGTTTCCAGCGAATTAATGTTATTTCTTGTTGAGCAGGTCtaatgtgagacgatctcacgaatctttatctgtgagacgggtcaactctatcaatattcacaataaaaagtaatacatttatcataaaaaataataatttttcattgatgacctaAACAAGAGAtcaatctcacaaaatacgacccgtgactgtgtcacataagtttttgtctttttgtTCGATGCATGATCTAGCAAGGACAAGTAGATCCTAAGAAGTTTATTCAGAGACTACGGTATTTTGggttatgaaattttaaacttctcaattacatgaataaaatttaattatgtaAAAAATCATTGTATTTGAATGATGATTGTATCACATTTCTTgagtatatatatacacatataaaaATAAGTAAGTATAttcattgttttaattattaaataatattcattaataaattttttgaaacattattatattattaattttgaaaaagaaCTCAAATcgggataaaaaaaaattatttttgaaaaaattattaatttatcgaATATTGATTTATAAATGTTTTAGTGTATATTTATTGACTTTTTGATTCAGGAAAGGGAAGGTATGCGACGTTTAACAATATTTCGAATCAAATTCATCTCTCCTACCTCCTGTAGGTCTTCTCTCCTACCTACTGTAGGTCTCCTCCTTATTTGACAGTAGCATATTCCGTTTGTTTTGGTGAGGATTTCCCCTCAACAATATCTCTGAGCATGGATCCGGATGAAGTGGCTCGTTTGGTGACAGAATTGAAGCTTTCGAACTCAACCGATTGTGCGGCAACCCTAGCACTAGATGAGTCAGATCTAGAAATCAGTGGCCAAAATTTGGATCGTTGCTTGGTGGCCAAGGTACTCTCCCCTAAGATGGTTAACTGTGAAGCTTTTAAACAACAAATGCCGAGAATTCTTCAGGCTGTGAAACCAATTGAGATTGGATCGATGGGAGATAATATTTTCATCATGGACTTTACATCTCCCATAGATCGACGTCGGGCCCTTCAGGCTGGCCCTTGGAATTTTTTTCATGATCTGGTTATCTTCTTAACGCCCCAAGGTCTGCAAATCCCTAGTAATATGAAGTACGATGAAATATCTCTTTGGGTTCAATGCTATAATTTACCACTCATCTTCATGCACAAGGATATTCTTTTGAAATTGGGAAGTCAAATCAGGGTGGTTGAGGAAATCGATACTCGTGAGAATGGTTTAGCCATGGGAAAATTTGCAAGGATCAAGGTCCGTATTGACGTATCTAAACCTCTTAAGAAATCTATTACGGTCACCGTCAACAAAGAAGCCGAGGAAACTTTTGTCATTCTAGCGTATGAACGTCTTCCCGATTTCTGCTACAATTGTGGATGTATTGGCCACTCATTTCGGGACTGTTCATCTTCTCCGGCGACGATGGGTAAACTACCATATGGTACTTGGCTTAGGGCAGGGAGCCCGCGTGGTGGCGATACAAATCGTAAATCTCCCCCGAGTAAATTTTATCAACCTAGTGAAGACACTCGGAGTCACAGTCGGAGAATGTTGGAAGCACTGCTCTAGTTGCCCTCCGGAGTGTCTTGACATACCGTCAGGGTGTGTAACACGGGATCCGCCTCTAGTCAAGCCCTCTGCCCTTATTATCAATGATGGTGCCAATTGCAACACCAGCACCCTGGCGGATCCTCCTTGCTTGGTTCCATTGGGGAGTGGCGAAACCTTGTTGAATTCTGGGTTGAAAAAATGGAAACGTCGTGCACGTGAACATGGAACACACATCGGTCATTTGAACAGCAACGTGCTTGACCCTGATAAGGATTTTTCTGGTAAATCTCCATACTCCAGCCAGAAACGTAATGCTGATATTTCATCTGATCCACTTGATCTCTTTGTAGCGGCGGTGGTTGCTAAGCAACCCCGCCGACACCAATGAGTTGTATTTCTTGGAATGCTCGGGGGCTTGGGAGCCAACGAGCATTCCGCGAACTTAAGCGACTTGTCGGGGAAAAGAGCCCAACCCTCTTTTTCATTTGTGAGACTAAAATTTTGGGTTACAAATGCAAAAGGTGGAAGGATGTTTTGGGATTCAACGGTTCTTTCAGTGTAGATTGCATAGGCAGAAGTGGCGGGCTCATGTTGCTGTGGAAACCTCCTTTTAATGTTACCATTCACTCTTACTCTCTAGGCCATATTGACTGCTCTATACAGCATGATGAGAAGCATTGGAGGATTACTGGTTTTACGGGAACCCTGACACTAGCCGCAGGCATTTCTCCTGGGATTTGCTTCGCCGCTTAAACTGCATGAGTGAGTTTAGCCATCTTCCGTGGTTAGTTGGGGTGATTTTAATGAGATACGTTTTGACCGTGAAAAGGCTGGGGGTCATCCTCGGCCCCTCTCTCAGACTCGAGAATTTCGGAATGTTCTAGATGACTGCTCTCTTCAGGATCTTCATGGAGTGGGTGAGTTTTTTACATGGGTTAATCGTCACTCTACGGATGATCTTATATTTGCACGTCTGGACCAGTATGTGGCCACGTTTGAATGGAGGCTTCTCTACCCGACCTCTCAAGCTTACTCATTGGAATCTTTCATTCTGATCATAGGCCTATTCTCATTGATCTCGAGGGATCTCAGAAACAACCTACTAGTAATCCTCACTTGTTTCGGTTCGAACCTCACTGGCTTACAGAAACGGACTGTAAAGATGTTGTGGAACGGGGCTGGTGCAAGTCGGATATCTCTCTCTCATTACAGGTCCGCCTCTTGAGATGTAAGGAATCGTTACGGGTGTGGGCTGGCAAGCGCTTCAGGAATCTCCCTCGGCAGATCAGATTAAAGCGTCGTCAGCTTAATGCTCTGAAATCGTATAGCAAATGGCATAACTCATTTCATCAGATTCGTGTTCTTGAGGATGAGGTCGAGCATCTCGCATATAAAGAAGAGGTATATTGGAAGCAGCGAAGTCGAGTTAATTGGCTAGCACATGGAGATCGCAATTCCAAGTTCTTTCATGCCTGAGCCTCGAAACGCCGATCAACGAACCACATCAAGGGATTGGTTTCATCGCATGGTGACTGGTACACTGAGCAAAGTGGTATGGCTGAAAttattgataaatatttttgtaatcTATTCTCGACAAATAATCCCTCAGCGGATGCAAGGAGGCTTGTTTTAGATTGCGTGTTTCCAAAAATTGATGAACAACTTAATGCGACTTTATGTGGGCCTTTGTCAGCTCTTGAAAGTCCGGAAGGCGCTCTTTGACAGGCACCCAGACAAAGCCCCAGGCCCAGATGGGATGTCGGTTTTCTTTTTTCAGAAATTTTGGGATGTGATAGAAGGCGAGGTAATGGCAGCTGTCCTTAGTGTTCTAAACGACGGGGGATGCATTGATGATTGGAATGATACTATTGTTACACTTATTACGAAACTAAAAAACCCTATAACTTTGAAAGATTTCAGGCCTAGCTACAAAATAATTGCCAGAGCACTAACGAATAAACTCAGTCATATTCTTCAAAGACCGTGAATGAGTTCCAAAGTGCGTTCATACCAGGACGACTCATCTCTGATTTGAGGCTTTGCACTGGattaaaaatcgaaaaaaagGGCAGAAATGTTATGCAGCATTGAAGCTTGACATGAGTAAAGCTTATGTTAGAGTTGAATGGTGCTTTCTTgaagaaataatgattcgacTGGGATTTGTTCCGGCTTGGGTTGAGAAGATTATGCGGTGTGTGACCTCTGTTAGATATTCTTTCTCCTTAAATGGAGAGCTGGTTGGGAATATTTCTCCTAGTAGAGGGTTGAGACAAGGAGACCCGCTTTCTCCCTACCTTTTTGTCTTATGTGCTCATGGCCTGTCCTCGGCTTTCATATCTCTAGAAAACCGTCGGCTCTTATCTGGGGTGCGAATTGCTCCATCTTGCCCATCTATCTCCCACTTGTTTTTTGCTGATGACAGTCTTCTATTCTTCAGGGCGACACTGGAGGAATGTAGGGTGGTTCGTAATTGTCTTGAGTTATATGAAAGGGCCTCGGGTCAACTTATCAATTTTGAGAAATCCTCATTGTCATTCAGTCCTAACACTAATGAGCAGGTGTGTGCTCAAATCAGATCTGCTCTGGCTATTCTAGTGGTGCAGGGACATGATGTGTATTTAGGCCTTCCTGTCGCCTCATGTAGAAGCAAAAAGCTACAATTTCGTTATTTGGTTGAAAGGGTTGTGCAAAGAATCCAAGGGTGGGGAAATAAGTTCTTTTCTGTCGGCGGCAAGGAAACCCTTATTAAATTTGTTCTTCAGGCCATTCCCacttatgttatgtcatgttttCGAATCCCGAAATCAATTTGCGAGGAAATAGAGCGAGAATGTGCTAACTTATGGTGGGGTCAGGAGGAAGGGAGGAGGCGCCTGCACTGGAAAAAATGGAGAGATCTTTGTAAACCAAAGTGCCAGGGCGGGTTGGGCTTTCGACATCTTGAGACATTCAATAGAGCATTGATGGCTAAGCAAGTTTGGCGCATTATTACTAAGCCAGGTTCTTTGGTTGCACGAGTCTTGAAAGCAAGGTATTTTCGTCACCAAGATATTATGAATGCCTCCCTTGGAAGTAATCCTTCTTACATTTGGAGATCGATATTATAGAGTAGGCCACTGCTGGAACATGGGTTGTGTTGGAAAGTGGGGGATGGCTCGAAAATATCAACTTTTGGAGAATGTTGGATTCCAGGGACATGAGTGTGTATCCCCTCCCCTTGATTCTAAACATTTTACTACAGTTAGTACCCTCCTCGATGGGGAGTCTTGGAATGAGCCTCTCATCCACAATCTCTTCCCTCCCCATCTAGTCAAGGACATTTTGGCCATCCCTCTCTCCCAAACTCAAAAGGAGGATTTTCGGTATTGGGCATACGATCCGAAGGGTAAATATTCAGTCCGTGACGGGTATAAAGCGGCTATTGGATTCTTTGATTCTCCTCCCTCGTGCTCGGGTAATCATACCATTGAATGGTGGCGATTTATCCGGTCTCTCAGTATTCCTCCGAAGGTTCGTATTTTTTGGTGGCGGGTTATTCATAACATTATTCCGACGGAGAAGAATTTAATGGCACACCATGTACCGGTTCTTGGAGAATGCCCATTATGTCGTCAACTGTGTGATTCTACTGTCCATGCTCTCTTCACTTGCCCGGCTATTAAGCGCTGCTGGAAAAGAACGTGTTATTGGCCGATTCTAAAGTTATCATGTCATCTGGATGTGATGGATATTTCCCTCTGGTTGAAAGAAAAGCTAAGTATTTATGAATTTGAGTCATTTGTGATGCGTGCTTGGGCGATTTGGAGTGAGAGACTTCGGATCACTCACACCCGCGGAGATTGTCATTCTGCTATCAATATAGAGTGGAGTGAGAGTCTTCTTCAAGAATTCCAGGAAGCTCGTCGAGCTTTAAGGATTTCTCCTGCCCGTAACCAATTGTGTGCTCCGACAGCCTGGATGGCCCTGCCTATGCACTCTCTCCGGATGGATGTTGACGCTTGATTTAATGAGCACACTCATAGGTATTCAATTGGCAGGTGTAATCCGTAATCATGAGGGACAACTGGTACTAGTCTTTGAAAACAAAATTGAGAAGTCGTCCTCTGTTTTGTATGCTGAGCTTCTTGCTATATTAAAAGGACTCAACATTTCTAGCACACATAATCTCCGGGTTCATCATATCTCATCAGACTCTCTTCTCGTCGTGCAAGCAGTCTTGGGGGAAGAAGAGAACCTCAGTTATGCCGGGGCTCTAGCACTAGATATCAGACGACTTCTGGGTCTTCAGGGTAGCCCCACTCTTAGTCACGCTCGGCGCTTTGCGAATTGTGTTGCTCACGCTATTGCCTCTTTTTCTTGTTCGTCTCATTCCCCTTTTGTTTGGGAGTGTGgtaattttcatttttggttgattgatcttataattaaaaacattttccgTTTCCAATAAATTACAAGAGTTTTCAccgtaaaaaaaaaacaatatttcgaatcaaattttgagttcgatttctgaaatatttgcaaacatgtttaatttttaagatgaCTCAAAATAAAAGTctatttaatttgatttatttatgctttccTCGTGTATCTATTTTTAACCATGAGTTTTGGAGAACAAGGTAAATATTTCCGATTTCTTCTTCATTGTTCATTCGTTtcaatttctgaatttgatataACGATAGTTTGATACACACAAGAAAAAGGAAGAGATATGAAGCACATCACGTATGGATACCATATGGTTGAGGGGGAAAAAGCGAATTTGAAACATGTGGATGAGCTCGGGTAAATTGGGTGAACTTGGATGGACAATTTATACGATTGAGGAATTGTTCATCCTTATATACAGCGGTGACCGAGTGAGATGAACCCTGTCTATATATTCTGAACACCTGAGAACAAGACAAGTTAGTAAGGCGTCGGAAGGTTTTTGCCGTAGTCACTTCAACGCTCAAGTCAGTCAAATGAATACGCAAAGGAAAGAAAatgcaatatatatgaaaatataaGGAGTGCCACTAGTCCTCCCTTGATTTTACCTCTGATTGGGGTATTTATAGGGTGCTGAGATCGTGGATCATCGCGAGATGCTCGGGTAATGGCCACGGTGTGAGAAGGTGGCTCATGTTATGATTTTCACAAGATCTGTGAACGTGGGGTGAGAATAGATCCCTAGATTTTCGGTGGACATGGTATAGGATCATTTTGTCTTACTCCTCTTACGTTTCCCAAGTTCGAATTCAAACGAGCTTGTGTGAACTTGTAACGATATGATAAGTTACCTGAGCTAGGGGAAGCCCGAGCTGATACGGACATAGCACTCTTTCCATACCCGTGCGGATTTTCCAGTTGGCTATGTGACCGAGATAGCCCTTGTGATCTTGAGTAAGCGTTGACATTATCGAGGTTAATTCTTAGCCCAAGACTCCCGGGACCAGTTCTGGGCTAGCCTTGCCTCAGTTTCTGCTCCCACACCCGAGTCCAAGGATGAACCAAGCTCTTACTAAGGTATCACCACTCCCTCCTTAAGCAGTCGGGCTAGAGTTCTGCTCGCTGTCCCGAGTAGTCAGATTTGGATCAAGGCGGGAAAAAAACTCCGTTGTGAGTTGTAGGCGGACTAGGGTTGACATAAGCCCTTGCAATTTAAAATACGATGTAACGTTAGACGTTGCTTCAACTACTCGACCCGAGTTTTCCTCTTCTCGGGTGACCCTGTTCAATTTCCAAGGTAAATCCTGATCGTTTGCTCATCCTCCGATCAACGAACCCGATTCTTCCTGCCCGTATAAGTATTTGACTGCCTTCGTCATTTTTCATGCTCGCAAAACCTTGATCTTCCGTGCATACCGACATCCATCTTAGCTTCTCAGATGCACTTCTCTTGTCAGACGAGCTGTTTCTATTTTTCAAACTATCCCACCATCTTTCCTCTACTTCTCGTAAGCTTTCTTGCTCTTTATTTTTTCCAAAATGTCTAACTCTACATCAGAGCAAATAGGCGTGGCTCAACTAGGTATGAGTCCGTGATGCGCTCTGACTCCGCCCCAGCTTCTCCTCTTCCCAGCTCTCCTGTTACCTCCAAAAACCCATCCTCGTCCCTTCTGTCAGAGTCCTAAGCCAAACCTccaaaaaatccaaagaaactAAACTTTCCCACATGGGTACTAGGCCCTCCATTGCCTTGGAAAAGAAAGGGTAAGAGAAAACTCGAAATGGCTCCTAAAGCCGGGGTCTAGAACTCGGGTGCTTCCTAATTTCTACCACGACCAGCACCCTGCGACCTAACTCTGATGAGGACCTCTGTGTTCTCGGATCCATCCCTTCTACCTTCATGCTTATTATTTCCGTTGTCCCTCGGACCGTGCTTATCAGCCCCCCGAGAGCTTCTATACTTTTTTCTGGGACCAAGTTAAAAGTGGCCTCCGGTTTCTCATCCTTCCTTTTTATATCGAGGTGGCCCATTTTCTCAAGGTACACTTAAACCAACTTAACCCAATTCCATCTGGATAATGGCATGGGCCTTTGTGCTATTCAGGATGAACAACCTCTTGATCAACCCCTTTATCCTCTGTTACCTTTGCTTGTCGTTTCAATCAATCGTGAATACATCCTACTTGAATCAGAATATTGTAATTCTATTATTCAAAATATCTCATATATTTTCTActcttaaaaatatcatatataattaaattattatcaacttttgataatacAACATATATCTCCGTATACACATACACacgaatatatgtatatatactttTATTTAGTttctcaattaattaattaatatattatatactctTCTAGAATGTTTTAATAAGAAATTTTCATTTAGTAGTCATCACTACTAATATTATTAGTTAATTAATACATTCTAAATTTACTGGATAAATAATTTTGAACTCATTATAAAATTGATCGAGGATGAGACAAAACCCATTTTAGCAGCTGTTAGTTTTGTGAAATACTAGATTAAAACAGATAGTTTCGCTCTCCTTACTTAATTAGTTGTTAAGATAACTTAAACATCTTCAATTTCATGGGATCAACTTATAAACTAATCTATAAGCAATCTGTTTGATCTCAATCAAACTATcgataaattcaactccttgaacttgactatctcaacgaaaatacaaaatcaa
This window of the Primulina tabacum isolate GXHZ01 chromosome 4, ASM2559414v2, whole genome shotgun sequence genome carries:
- the LOC142543263 gene encoding uncharacterized protein LOC142543263, producing the protein MGGKGSSSGTKSSKKKRNKVSSKLLKKKTRRKESKVLHCPDSDSISLSSKSASSASSESDFRTRKNKSKKRRRDDSASSYCDDYSMTSASDSLSMHDNKNYKRQKALPQGRKKRPRKKIESLDSDAESRRRKRSRRHHVVKSRNKPLKKNARRHFISSLSSDSESCSTCDSRSRNSTRDGKHRRTKMILDKNIKSSRGRDSHRARRKRKARSASGSSCSTCRDHDAGVDLSDDALDHDINVDRSVEALVPVDNSRRLKSVISIVNRPTDEEEYRWEKDPQKEEIVFDHDDYPSPKSMDSNEGVNSKEPNDQSHGASNKRILVENVESEVILPMKSGNIGNEGSNADDSQSHEVHTNSSENENEIHVSVNFSPLDGDKKHGVGDDLELILRQKALENLRRFRGRLQAPQKSINLDFKNENVNESPIKRIDNIQNISTKPNSFLAQETDKSRPTLPEVKKDSGAEHTDTDPPEAPVVWAVNDTDPATGKHSLKEQRDDAKNGSEFEQKTMSVIRGGEMVQVSYKVYIPKRAPALARRQFRQ